In Pseudomonas hamedanensis, a single window of DNA contains:
- the cysC gene encoding adenylyl-sulfate kinase: MTENLVAHQMVVDREQRSALKQQRPVVLWFTGLSGAGKSTIANALEQALLEHHRHTYLLDGDNMRLGLCNDLGFNDHDRTENIRRVAEVAKLLVDAGLIVVSAFISPFRLDRALARKVIGDEFFVEVYISTPLLECERRDPKGLYGKARSGMIKNFTGIDSSYEAPVSPDITINTLDEDVSTSVAKIMDFLVGRIEP, from the coding sequence ATGACGGAAAATCTTGTCGCTCATCAGATGGTCGTTGATCGGGAGCAGCGTAGCGCTCTCAAACAGCAGCGCCCAGTGGTCCTTTGGTTCACCGGACTTAGCGGTGCCGGGAAGTCGACGATAGCCAATGCGCTGGAGCAGGCCTTGCTTGAGCATCATCGTCACACGTATTTGCTGGACGGAGACAACATGCGCCTCGGTCTATGCAATGATCTTGGTTTCAATGATCATGATCGCACGGAAAACATCCGCCGAGTCGCCGAAGTTGCCAAGTTATTGGTTGATGCTGGCCTTATCGTGGTCAGTGCGTTTATCTCGCCGTTTCGCCTTGATCGAGCCTTGGCTCGCAAGGTTATTGGTGATGAATTCTTCGTTGAGGTCTACATCAGTACGCCTTTGCTCGAATGTGAGCGGCGGGACCCCAAGGGGCTGTATGGCAAGGCGCGTTCAGGAATGATTAAAAATTTCACTGGTATCGACTCCTCCTATGAAGCCCCAGTGAGTCCGGATATCACTATCAATACACTTGATGAAGATGTATCCACCTCTGTTGCCAAAATCATGGACTTCCTGGTGGGGCGGATAGAACCTTGA
- a CDS encoding FAD/NAD(P)-binding protein: MKTLVIIGAGFSGAVTAVQLLQVATAGTRVVLLNRSGEMARGLAYGTNSSRHLLNVPAGNMSALADQPDHFLKFCEARLPGTSASSFVPRKLYGEYLTELLRDAERSCRQGVCFERLTTEAHSIEEQGGKVYVRIADGREIIADHVILAFGNFSPYNPAVTAIAQQAGRYLADPWSREIEVPINPEAPVLLLGAGLTALDVALTLDQKGHKGPLYMLSRRGVQPLPHRSSRHVDTVSADVVQTLLSSPATVLSYLRQMRSLVKTAATDDIDWRDIVAAVRPITAQLWERLSEVERRRFLRHLQVYWDAHRHRVAPASYAAFSALIEQGQLKPMAGRIENIEVLTDGLRVHVRKRGRTAAEPVDVSHVINCTGPNSNLARVDDRLIVHLRHKGLIQLDSLGLGICVDESLSVLDQHGERVDWLSYVGPMLKAKFWEATAVPELRKYARGLALRVNATVG, translated from the coding sequence TTGAAGACCTTGGTAATCATAGGCGCAGGCTTCAGTGGCGCGGTAACGGCTGTTCAACTGTTGCAAGTCGCCACGGCCGGCACTCGTGTGGTGCTGCTCAATCGCTCCGGTGAGATGGCACGCGGGCTGGCTTACGGAACCAATAGTTCTCGGCATTTACTGAACGTACCCGCAGGTAATATGTCGGCGCTGGCTGATCAGCCAGATCATTTTTTGAAGTTTTGCGAAGCGCGGTTACCAGGCACTTCGGCGTCTTCTTTTGTTCCGCGCAAGCTCTACGGCGAATACCTGACGGAGCTCCTACGGGATGCGGAGCGTAGTTGTCGTCAAGGTGTCTGTTTTGAGCGGCTTACCACCGAAGCGCATAGCATTGAAGAACAAGGCGGCAAGGTATACGTCCGTATCGCTGATGGCCGGGAAATAATTGCCGATCATGTCATCCTTGCGTTCGGAAACTTTTCTCCATACAACCCGGCCGTTACTGCTATTGCACAGCAGGCGGGTCGTTACCTGGCGGATCCCTGGTCGCGAGAAATCGAGGTGCCGATTAACCCCGAGGCACCCGTCCTGTTGCTTGGCGCAGGTCTGACGGCATTGGATGTCGCGTTGACTCTGGATCAGAAGGGGCATAAAGGGCCGCTCTATATGCTTTCGAGACGAGGTGTGCAGCCGCTACCGCACCGCTCTTCACGGCATGTCGATACAGTCTCGGCAGATGTGGTTCAGACTTTGCTTTCTTCTCCCGCGACCGTGCTGAGTTATTTGCGTCAGATGCGCTCATTGGTTAAAACTGCTGCCACGGATGATATTGACTGGCGGGATATTGTTGCAGCTGTGCGCCCGATTACTGCGCAGTTATGGGAGCGCCTGAGTGAAGTGGAGCGACGACGCTTCCTGCGCCATCTGCAAGTGTACTGGGACGCCCACCGTCACCGAGTCGCGCCTGCTTCATACGCCGCTTTCTCGGCTTTGATAGAGCAAGGGCAGCTTAAACCGATGGCTGGAAGGATTGAGAATATTGAAGTGTTAACCGACGGTCTACGGGTTCATGTTCGCAAGCGGGGGCGAACAGCAGCAGAACCAGTGGACGTGTCGCATGTCATCAATTGCACTGGGCCGAATTCGAACCTTGCTCGGGTCGATGATCGTTTAATTGTTCATCTGCGCCACAAAGGTCTGATTCAACTGGATAGCCTGGGGTTGGGGATCTGCGTGGATGAGTCTCTTTCTGTCCTTGATCAGCATGGAGAGCGTGTCGATTGGCTGAGTTACGTCGGGCCGATGCTGAAGGCTAAATTCTGGGAAGCCACCGCTGTCCCGGAGCTCAGAAAATACGCACGGGGCCTCGCGTTGCGAGTCAATGCAACCGTGGGTTAG